CAGAAGTTATTAACTGTTATTCATGACAAATTAACAACTAATATGTCTTTTACAGAGataagaggaaaaagaaaaagagcagcagagatttCACTCACTGTGAACCTTCTCATTTAAAAAGATAAGTACCATTTATTCTTTGATATTATGGTTCCTCTTTATCCCAGTTATTGActctttttcttccttatctgctctttgtgttttagagagagagagaagaggagccCAGTCAACAGAAGGAGACAGTATGCACTGAGAACCAGCTTTTATACAGAAATTCATTCATGATCATCCAAAATTGAATCGGTTCATCCCCGAGTCCaagtcagtgtttgtgctaaAATCCCTGAAATATCACCTTCACAAggcaaaaacatgttttatgaggtcacactgaccttgacctttgacctttggctatcaaaatctaatcagttcatccccAAGTCCAAGTGAGTATTTGGACCAGAAGTAATGAAATTCCTGAGATATCGTGGTTCACGAGACTGGGACAAACGGACActcaacctgaaaacataacgCCTCTGGCCACAGCTGTCGCTGGTGCCGttagaggcagaaacctcacCCAAAGTCTGTCAGGGATCAGTTCATGAGCGCTGAGAACAGAAATTCAGTTTAAGTAGATCCATACAGTCCAAATTCAAATCATTCGCAAAAGTGCAAACTCCATCTGGAGAAGGCCAAGAATCAAACCTGTCGACATCCTGCTGAGTCAGCTGGAGATGGCCACGTTGACATGAGATGCTGCTGTGCTTTGATCCAAGGATTGACCTTTATAGTATGTGAACAGCAGTTAGATACATTCCCTGCATAAGGCGATCTGGTCCTTAATGTAGTCTCTGCAGGGGCAGATGCGAATCAGGGACTTGTGTGATCTCACGCAGCTGAAGAGCAGAGGATCAGACTGGAACAGACAGTGTTTACTGGTGGTGTTGTAGGCTGGGAGCACTACCAGTCTGTCAGAAACCTCTGATGTTTGACAATCCACCCTGtagctggaaaaacaaaaagaggaaatcaTCAGCATCAGTGTTGTAACGTCACAGGAAGTGGACACAAATCTTAGTTTTTGTCCATGTTCAGCTTACGTGGCAAGATTTTGGGTGCTGTTAAGATGTGGGAAGAATGCCAGGTTCACAGATCAGCCCCGCCGTCTGACACGCCTGTTTACAGGAAGTGCCATCCTCCGCCCTCACAACCTGGAGCGCGCTCAGCAGGGGCCAGCCCCCTGTACTGGAGCAGAAATCCTAAAGAACAagatgagaagaggaaaagaatcTTTTTCAAATTACAAATCTGATCTTCTATCGTTTTCCCAACCCCAGACACCTCCAACCTGCTTTTCAATCAGGATGTTAACCCTCTGGAGCATTCCTTCACAGGTGAACTCATACGGAAGGTAGGGCTCAATCTGAAATGTATGAGCAGTGCAATCATTAAGTAGAGTGTGATAGTGTTTCTGCCTAGATCTGACATTAGATTTACAAGGTACTTACACTTTGATTGAGTATGGCAGTTAGTGCTCTCTCCACATCTGTTTTATTGTGCATATCAACCATCCAGACGTAAGGCTCTCCTATGGCCTCAACATAAGGATGCTGCGATGTcagctacaacacacacagatggacagtaaaaataaacatcCTGGATGGtgactgtttatttctgtcttccAAAGACAGTGGAAGGTTTTCTGTGTTTAACGTGGTACTTCGTTCATTGTTGTTCATTTGACTGAGCAGTTGTTAAAGCAGATTTTTGTACAGTGTTGGTTCAACAATGATAAAACTATTTTATATCAACATCATAGCAAGTGTCTCAGTTTTGAACATGACCCCTGACCTCTCTGACGTTGGGCTTTCCTTTGAAGAACTCTGAGTTCAGGCTGCTCTGCGGAGGGTGTAACCTGGGGTTCAGGAAAACACAGCCATTGGCTAAGGCTTCCAGAGGGGCGGGGCCTTCATATGGGAAAGACAACCCCACAAAAACCTACAACAGACCACAGATAAACACatagtatacacacacacacacacacacactcctctgacaGAGGacctgtgtttgaggaaaagagggagacttttcttttttctttttttatgataAACTCATGTACTTCTGTGCTGTCACCACATGGTGTCAGCCAACTCAACAcaataaatgattattttttccttCCACTCTGCTCCTGAAGTCGCTTTCAGAGCCTGCACAGGGAGGGTGGGTGGTTGTTACTGACACACCAAaccaaacagctgcagcatggGGCTATACAATGAGAAAGGGTAAATTCAGGGGAGATCTGTGGAACACTGAGGTTTGTGTGAATTGATCGTGAcgtgattgattgattgatacCTTGCTCTGTCTCAGCAGCGTCTGCACCTCAGTCCCTTTGATAATGCCGTGGTTTTTCACATAGCCTGGAATCGGAGCACTGTCGTCAACTGTCCCATGAACCTCCAGGTAGTTGTGGATAATGTCCAGAAAAGCCTCTTTACCCTGAGGTTTAACAGCAAAGGAAGCAAAGAGAATTCAATGGGCATGATGCAAATTCCACCTCTCCCTTGCCAAGTCTGTTTTTAATGGGGATATGGGATAAACATGATCATTTTTCTCCATGGCCTCTGCTAACTAGAGCCTGCATACATTTTTCTTGAATTAATATTGAATTaagttttgaattttttttgaatttgaattaagTTTTTTCTTGGCTACTACAATGTCTGCCTGTTGTCACCTTCCAGAACGTGGCACTCTTGCCGTACACGAGAGCTTGGTTTTTTCTCTTGGTGGACTCGAGCTGCTCAGTTTCTTCAGAGTTCAGCTGGTGCTGCACCACAAAGCCCAGGAATGTGTTGTCTGGTGTGTGAGCTGCTCACAGTAAGAGAATACACATCAAACAGAGATACATAGTTAAAATAATTCTGGGAGAAAAACATCTAAGTGTAATACACCTTTTACACAACATGAtttataaaatcatttttggtCTGGAGGGAAAACCGTTTatacatctttatattaataatataaaatcagATCAAGCAACAAAAGACACATACGGAACATGGTGTAGAACTGCGCTGGGATCAGATTTAGGCCGCCAAATGGACTCTTGAGGTTGTGCTCCTTGGCCCAAGCTGCATGGTTGAAGTCAGGCTCAGTGCCAAAAGAATCCAGCACACGAATCATACACCTGATtgacagatacaaacacatCATGCATATAAATACACAGACGGCAATAACAAAACCAAGTACTACTTCATTACATAACCTCCCATAACCAGCCATAAAACCTAAACTGGAATAGAATAAAAGCCTGATAAGCTAGATAGCCagaagtatgtggacacctgaacatttaatttaatcaaaaatgtgatgaaaagtGCAGGATCCAATAATCAAGCTCAGGTAATTATTGGCATTAACATGCTGGAATGTTTCCAAAGCAaatcctccagctcctctcgCTGCACACGTTCTCACAGGTGAAAATAGACATTCACACTAACgaacatacattcacacatcaaagaCAAGCGTGA
This genomic window from Lates calcarifer isolate ASB-BC8 linkage group LG1, TLL_Latcal_v3, whole genome shotgun sequence contains:
- the LOC108887100 gene encoding LOW QUALITY PROTEIN: alpha-1,6-mannosylglycoprotein 6-beta-N-acetylglucosaminyltransferase A-like (The sequence of the model RefSeq protein was modified relative to this genomic sequence to represent the inferred CDS: deleted 1 base in 1 codon), which encodes MKKVKHTLRRTLCVLLGIGFVWCLSWPYFILSNVDQESKGGHSRLRQHGKVWIEKSRAEVSPPPPLKDYKAELQALQVKMEAETEKGQMKNEMIKELHSDKLYLQQQVAHLEELLKLQLEKEEKNIQQVKSDDEIKEDENCPLPPMDGHPECKGKLKWLKEMWRTDPCYSSYGVNGSLCSILIYLSEIESWCPVLQGRTVSPAQVENSEAVSDQAVVRDSLEGLYPSLENRVQFQWIHQRIKSMGEIWVEAGRSLSAKHNLTERKAKQILVHPGALTQESGLKIAETAFSGGPLGELVQWSDLLSTLHILGHHVHLSASIPDLKDYLGIKTGGCPPHHSKVEADLIYTDIIGFKQFQTVLQTSWIKYRCMIRVLDSFGTEPDFNHAAWAKEHNLKSPFGGLNLIPAQFYTMFPHTPDNTFLGFVVQHQLNSEETEQLESTKRKNQALVYGKSATFWKGKEAFLDIIHNYLEVHGTVDDSAPIPGYVKNHGIIKGTEVQTLLRQSKVFVGLSFPYEGPAPLEALANGCVFLNPRLHPPQSSLNSEFFKGKPNVRELTSQHPYVEAIGEPYVWMVDMHNKTDVERALTAILNQSIEPYLPYEFTCEGMLQRVNILIEKQDFCSSTGGWPLLSALQVVRAEDGTSCKQACQTAGLICEPAFFPHLNSTQNLATYRVDCQTSEVSDRLVVLPAYNTTSKHCLFQSDPLLFSCVRSHKSLIRICPCRDYIKDQIALCRECI